AACCGGTCTGTCCCGGTCCGATATCCGGGCCATTGTGTCCACGGGGTACGGCCGGGCCAGCATTGACTTTGCCGACAAAGCCATGACCGAGATCCTCTGCCACGGGGCCGGGGCTCATTTTCTGGATCCGGATATCCGAGGCATCATCGATGTGGGGGGGCAGGACAGCAAGGCCATTGCCCTGGATGACCAGGGGCGGGTGGACAATTTTGCCATGAACGACAAGTGCGCCGCCGGCACGGGCCGGTTTCTGGAAGTGATGGCCAATGCCCTGGAGGTTTCTCTGAATGAAATGGGGGATGTGGGCCTGACAGCGGACCGCCCGTCTAAAATCAGCAGCATCTGCACGGTGTTTGCCGAATCCGAAGTGATCTCCATGATCGCCCGGCAGGAAAAAAGAAAGAACATCATCGCGGGCATCCACGAAGCCGCCGCAGCCCGGGTGGCGATTCTGGCCGCAAAGATCCGCATCCAGAGTCCCATCATGATGACCGGGGGGGTGGCCAAAAATCCCGGCATGACCGCAGCCCTGGAAAAACGGCTGAACCAGGCTTTGATCATCTCCCCATACTGCCAGGAAACCGGGGCGATCGGCGCGGCTGTGCTGGCATCCCGGCTGTAGACACGACACCGGTTGACCTGAAAGCCCAACTTTTAAACTTTGCCGGTTACAAACGGGGTAAATCAGTCCCCCCTGAAAAATGAGTGAAAAATTAAAGGATGTGCCGTGGTTCATTCCATCACTTTCCGGCTGGCACCGGAACACGCCAAAAACCGGGCGGCCCAGGTCCGGGCCGCAGCCGGAATACTGAACTGTTCCGTTGATAAAATCACCGGTATCCGAATTTTAAGGCGTTCCCTGGATGCCCGGGGCAACTCCCCGAAGATAGTGCTGACAGCGGAGATCTATTGCGGCAACCCCGCCCCTGCATTGTATGAACCAGTGGTGTTCCGGCCAGTGACCGGCAAAAAAACCGCTGTGATCGTGGGATCCGGTCCGGCCGGACTGTTTGCAGCCCTGGAACTGATCCGCCACAACATCCGGCCCATTGTGCTGGAGCGGGGCAAAGATGTCACCTCCCGGCGGTTTGACCTGAAAACCATCAACCGGGACGGCATCTGCCACCCGGACTCCAACTACTGTTTCGGTGAAGGCGGGGCCGGCACTTACAGTGACGGCAAACTCTACACCCGGGCCACCAAGCGGGGCAATGTCCGGGAGATCCTGGCCCTGCTGGTGCAGCACGGAGCCGCCCCGGACATCCTGGTGGACGCCCACCCCCATATCGGTTCCAACCGGCTGCCCAAAATCATCGCCGCCATCCGGCAGACCATCTTATCGTGCGGCGGCGAAATCCATTTCAACACCCGGGTGACCGGGTTGATTCTATCAAAGGGAAAGATTCAAGGGGTCTCCACTCTGACCCGGGAATTTTTGTCACCGGCCGTGATCCTGGCCACAGGTCACTCAGCCCGGGATATCTATTATTTGCTGGACGACCTGGGAATCCGGCTGGCAGCCAAACCCTATGCCATGGGCGTCCGTGTGGAACACCCCCAGGCACTGATCAACGAAATACAGTACGGCCGTCATGCCGGCAACCCGCACCTGCCGGCCGCCAGCTATGCATTGTCAGGCCAGTTCGACGGGACCGGCGTGTATTCCTTCTGCATGTGCCCGGGCGGTATGCTGGTGCCCGCAGCCACCGCACCGGGCGAACTGGTGCTCAACGGCATGTCCAATTCCGCAAGAAACCTGGCGAAGGCCAATGCCGGTATGGTGGTCACCGTGGAGGAGAGACTGTGGCAGCACCATCAAGAACGGTGTCATTTTGCCGGTCTGGCTTTTCAGCAGGAGATCGAGCACAGGGCTTTTGCCGCCGGCGGCAGCACCCTGGCCGCCCCGGCCCAGCGGCTCACCGATTTTCTGGCGGACCGGGTCTCTTCCACCCTGCCGCATACCTCTTACATCCCCGGTGTCGTCAGTTATCCGGTCAAAAATATTCTGGGAACGGTGATCACCCGGGCATTGAAACAGGGCTTTTCCGCATTCGGCAAAAAGATGAAGGGATATGTCACAGACCAGGCCCTGGTGCTGGCCGTGGAAAGCCGGACCAGTTCTCCGGTGCGCATTCCCCGGGATCCCGGTACCCGGATGCATCCGGACATCCATGGCCTGTTTCCGGCCGGAGAAGGGTCCGGATACAGCGGCGGCATCATCTCGTCCGCCCTGGACGGGCAGGTCAGTGCCAAAGCGGCAGCCGGCACACCCGGCTTGTTTTGATGCCGAACCTTGCAAATAAAAACAACTCAGAAGCTACTAGGAAATTACTTGCTTCTGAGTAGCTTCCGGATGGTGACCCCGGTTTTCCGAAGACGGAATCCGGGACTCCAAAGTTAGCCGAACCGGCCGGTGATATAATCCTGGGTCAGCTGGTGCAGGGGATTGAGAAAAATCTGTTCCGTGGGGCCGATTTCAATGAGATCTCCCAGGTGAAAATAGGCGGTGCGCTGGGAAATCCGGGAGGCCTGCTGCATGGAATGGGTGACAATGGCAATGGAATATTCCTGTCTGAGTTCCTCGATAAGTTCTTCAATAATGGCCGTGGCAATGGGATCCAGGGCTGAGCAGGGTTCATCCATGAGGATCACTTCCGGGTTCACCGCAATGGTTCTGGCAATGCACAGCCGCTGCTGCTGTCCGCCGGAAAGCCCCGTGCCGGGCTGATTCAGGCGGTCCTTGACCTCGTTCCACAGGCCGGCCCGGACCAGGGATTTTTCCACCAGTTCTTCGGTCTCGCTTTTATTGGTCACCAGCCCGTGAATCCGGGGGGCGTACGCCACATTGTCAAAAATGGATTTGGGAAACGGATTGGGTTTCTGAAACACCATGCCTACCCGGGCTCGCAAAGGCACCACATCCACATCTTTGTCATAGATATTTTTGCCGTCCAGATAGATGCGGCCGTCCACCTTACAGCCTTCGATGGTGTCGTTCATGCGGTTGAGGCACCGGATGAACGTGGATTTTCCGCATCCGGACGGACCGATCATGGCAATGACCTCGTTGTCTCCGATGTCCAGGGACACGGAATTGATGGCTTTGGTAGCGCCGTTGTCATAAAAGACACTGACCTGTTCACACCGCATTTTAAAATTGTCCACCTGGTTTTCTCCCACCGTGTTCCGGTTGTCCTTGGGAACCAGCCGGTGGGAGCGCTTGGGAGCGGCGTTTTTTTCCATATGTTTTAAATCCATCACAGGGTTTTTTATGTTAATCTTTATCTTGAAACGACCGGCCGATCTTTACCGGCTGATTGTAATTGCCTCCTGCTCAACAGTGACGATCGTGACTATAAATGATCTGCGTTAGATTGTTTTTAATTTTCTGTTAGGAACAGGTTAGGACCTGCAACCAATTGTTTTTTCTGATATACTGATAATCCACAGAATGATGAATAAAAAGGACCCGATATATGAAACTGGCCATTCTGTCTGACATTCACGGAAACCTGGAAGCGTTCCAGGCCGTGCTCGATGCCATCGCCCCCCTTTCGATCGATACGGTCATCTCTTTAGGGGACAATATCGGTTACGGCCCGGATTCCGAAGCCGTGGCAGCGCTGATCAGAGAACGGAAAATCGCTTCAGTACTGGGAAACCATGAAATGGCTGTCAAAAACAACCAGAACCTGGCCTGGTTCAACCCTGTGGCAAAACGCGCACTGGCCATCGCTCAATCCCAGCTCACAGATGCATCTGTGGCCTGGATAAAGCAGCTGCCCCGATATCTGGTCACCGCCGGACTTCGTTTCGTCCATGGGGTCCCGCCGGATTCTGCCTTTCTGTATCTGTTCCAGCTGCCTGAAAACAAGCTGATCCAAAAACTGGCCCGCGCAGACGAATCTGTCTGTTTTGTGGGACATACCCATGAACTGGGGATCATTTCTTTGGACGGCATCCGCCTTGAAAAAGAAAGTCCCGCCCCCGGAACATATCTGCTGGATCCTGCCAAAAAATATATCATCAATGCCGGCAGTGTGGGGCAGCCCAGAGACGGCACGCCCGGGGCCAAATTTGTCCTGTTTGACACCCAAACCCTTGAATTGACGGTCAAGTCTGTGTCATACCCCTTTGAAAACACCCAAAAGAAAATCATTGCCGCCGGTATTCCTAACATGTATGCCGACCGGCTGGCCCCGGGAGGTCATCCATCAGGAAGCGTTGATCCATTAAAAAACGTGGATTCATCAGGAGACAAAGGAAACGGACAATGAAAAAAATCGGCCGATACACCATCACCGGGCTTCTGGGCAAAGGCGGGATGGGCAAGGTCTTTAAAGTCACCTATCCCGTGACCGGCAAGGTGGCGGCCTTGAAACTGCTGGATCCCTCCCCGCTGCTGGCAAAACTGACGGCCCCGAAGGATCTGAAAGAACAGTTCACCCGGGAAGCCGTGATCATGGCATCCATCCGCCATCCCCATGTGGTGGATATCCTGGATTTCTGCCAGACCGACGGCCAGCTCTACTATCTCATGGATTTTTTCTGCACCCGCCTGGGCACCCTGATGGGAGAGTGGGGCGAAGCGGAACAGACCCGGGTCATTCCCATTGACAAAGCGATCCATTATGCGGCCCAGACCCTTAAAGGGCTGCAATGTCTTCACTTTTTTCATATCATTCACAAAGACATCAAGCCGGCCAATATTTTGATCACAGATGAGGATACCGTTAAAATCTGTGATTTCGGATTGTCCTCACGCCGGGGCGAACGGCAGGACCGGCATGCCGGCATCCGTGTGGGTTCTCCGTTTTATGCGGCACCGGAGCAGGAAAAAAATCCGGATCAGGTGGATGTCACCGCAGATATCTATTCCACGGGCGTGATGCTGTATAAAATGCTGACCGGGCAGCTGCCGGGGAAAAAGGGGCCTGCCGTGTCTCGCCTGAACCCGGATCTGGGTGATAACTGGGATCGGTTTCTGGCCTGCGCCATGCATGCAGATCCCGCCAAACGGTTTCAGAGCGCAAACGCCATGGCCCGGCACCTGGAAAACCTGGCCCGGGCCTGGGAAGAAAAAAAAGAAGCCATCTGCGCCATGCCGGCATTTTTTGAAACCAATCCGGACGGCGGCGGTACAAATTGGGGGAAACCCGGTCCGGTCCGGTCCACACCAGCAAAGGTTCCCTTGAAACAGGCCCAAGACTGTTTCAAACTGAACCGGTTCATGCAGCCGGTTCACTATCCCCCAGACGTATTGAAGCGAATTGGAAACCATCTGGTACAGGATTCCAGCACCGGCCTGACCTGGCAGCAGTCCGGCGCGGCATTTCCCGTTACCTGGCACCAGGCAAAAGATTTTGTGGACCGGTTGAACGCTCAGGCATTCTGCGGATACTCAGACTGGCGTCTGCCCACGATCCATGAGCTGCTCACCCTGGCCAGGCCTGCGAAAAAAGATCGGGATCACTGTATTTCGTCCCTGTTTGACGTCGAACAAAAACGATTGTGGAGTGTGGATAAAAGTACGTTTGTGTCTGCCTGGTATATGGATCTGGAGATGGGATTTGTGGAAAGAAGCGATCTGACCGGTTTTTATCACGCCAAAGCGGTCCGGTCAGGCATTTGAAGCCGGCTTGAGTTTTTTCTTGATCCTGGACCAGGCCACCCGCAAACAAATATAAATCAGGATGAACGGGGCCGTGAAACTCAGTTCTATCCCCCCGGCCCAGGCCGGCATGGTAAAACCGATATTCCCGAACCGCTGGTCCAGCCAGGCCACGGCAAAAAACGCCGGCCACAAGGCTGCCATGCCCATGGCCATCAGCAGGAAAAAAGATTTGCCATAGGCTTCATTGGCCAGTTTATTGATGCCTTTGTAGGCTTTTTCATCCCCGGCCTGTTTGGCTTTCATGGACTGTTCATGGTAATACATGGTGTCATCCAGGTTGGTGGACACGGCAGACCGGTTGATCTTACCTGCAATGGCCAGGGTGATCTCCCCGATGAGCACGGCCCAGGCCGCCAGGCAGAACGTCCCCACCCACCACCCGGCCATGGGATTGTCAAACAGCCGGTAAGGGAAAATCAACACCGGATCGATAAACGTCAGTATGCCCTGTATGGAATCCATATCCCTCACAAAAAATAACCCCCTGCCGGAGGCTGAATATTTTTCAATAATACCTGTCCTGTGGCCTGAGAGACCACAACAAATAATGAAACTATACGCTTAACACTTAGCACTTAACACTTTCATAAAAATAACAACGGGTGATCAGAGACCGGAGAACTGCCGTTCCCTGAACACCCGTTGAAACAATCCCCGTGTATCTTCTAAATGTCAGACATACACAGATCCCTGACCGTTAGAACGGCGGCAGCAGGCTGTAGCCCAGAAACCCTTTGGAGGTATACCGGATACCCACGTAAAAGGCAAGAATGATGAAGATCCATTTCAGCACTTTTTCCGGGATATATTTGGAGGTCCGGGGACCGATCATGGAGCCGATGAAAATACCGATCAGCTCAACCCCGATGAATCCCCAGGCAATGACCACGCCTTTACCCACCATGTACGAAAAGATGGACACGATCATGCCCACCAGCACGCACAGAGCCGAGGTCCCGGCCACCAGAAACATGGGCAGGCCGGCCACAGACGTCAAAAACGGCACATACAGAAATCCGCCGCCGACACCCAGAAACGATGCCAGGGCCGCGATCACGATACCACCGATCATGGGCACATAGGCTTTGAAAGAAAATTCCTGTCCGTAAAAGGTGAATCGGATATTGCCGATCATAAAGGTCATGGCCCAGCCGGCCAGACACAGAATATAGGGAACGAATTTAAGGACCGGGATCAGGTTGATCCACAAGGCGGACAGCACCACCAGTCCCACGGCCGCCCACATGAAAGTCCAGGAACCTTCGATGATCTTGACGCCCTGGTCTGATGTATCGGATTTTTCCTTGGCTGCTTTTTCAAAGGCCTGGGCCGCTGCCTTGGCCTGTTTTTTTCCGGCAGATCCCTTGGGGGTCATTTCATAAATCAGAAAAAACCCAAGCACAAACACAATCAGTCCGAAAAATCCAATGTAATCCTTCAGAGAAATTTTACCGGCTGTCAGTTCCGGTATCAGCCAGGAACCGCCCACACCACCGATGGCCAGACAGATACCCAAAGGCGCCACCAGACGTCCCATGCGGTAGTAGTTGAACGAAGAAATCACCCCGCTCAAACCCACCAGCCACTGGTTGGATACCCGGATGGAGTCGGTGAGCAGGTTGTTCACGGGGTTGCCCTTGCCAAAGGATTTGGCATAGTCGGCCAGACCGAAAATCGTGATATGTCCCACCCCGGCCATGATACCGCCGAAAGCACCGACCGTGGAAAAAATCCAGCCCACCCAGATGGCCCACAACAGGCCCAGGATCAGGCTGGGGTCCGGGGCACCCGGAATGCCCAGAAATCCCGGCGCTTCTTCCGGATTGATCACTTCCATGGTTTTAGCAGCCATCTCCGGATCCTGGAGACTGGCTTCAATGGCTGATTTCATTTTTCCCGGCATGTCCGGTGTGGTCAGGCCGGCACCTGTCTGGGCCATGGCCACGGCCACAAACGAGAACAAAATCATCAGCGCGGTTGCCAGATAAAACCTGGTTCGGTTTACCATCATTTTCCCTCCTTTAAATTAATACAGATAAAAAAATTATTGTTTTTTTTTAAACACGGAGACAGGGTCTGTTTTCCGGTTTAATCAATTTACATTGTCGTATCATGTCAGCAATATTGGTGCCAGTTGATTAAAACACAATTTTTTGATTCATAACTCTATGAAATTATGATTATTTTATACTGTATCCATCTGATTGTCCGCCCCCGGTTTCAGGGTGTCACCCCCGGGGGTGGGCGCAATAAAAAATATGCAGCGCCAGAATAATACTGCACATGCCACGGCTACCGGAAATCATCCGGATCGATATCAAACCGTTTCATGACCTGCTGAAGGGCCTGCCGATCCAGCCCGCACCGCCGGGCCGCCTGGGTGATGTTTCCGTTGGCTGACGACAGCCGGGCCCCCACATATTCGTGATTGAACCGGGTAAGCACGGTTTCCTTGGCTTGTTTATAGGGCATCTCCATGAGATGGGCATCCAGGCTGTTATCCGGACACAGGTTCATTCCCGCATCGGATATGGGGATATCCGTTTCCTGGATTTCTTCGTTCCGGCAGTAAAGAATCCCTTGAACCAGCGCATTTTCCAGTTCCCTGACATTGCCCTGCCAGGGGTGCTTGAGCAGCAGCTCCATCACCTGGCTGGAAATTGTTTTCAGGGGTTGGTTCAGTTTTTTACAATTTTTGGCCACCAGGTGTTCCGCCAGCAGCGGGATATCCTCAATACGATCCCGCAGGGGCGGCAATTCGATGGTAATCACGGACAACCGGTAAAACAGGTCTTCCCTGAATTCTTTTTGCGCAATTTTTGCCCGAAGATCCTGGTTGGTGGAAGCAATGATTCGTACATCCACTTTCCGGACCCGGT
Above is a window of Desulfotignum balticum DSM 7044 DNA encoding:
- a CDS encoding metallophosphoesterase family protein → MKLAILSDIHGNLEAFQAVLDAIAPLSIDTVISLGDNIGYGPDSEAVAALIRERKIASVLGNHEMAVKNNQNLAWFNPVAKRALAIAQSQLTDASVAWIKQLPRYLVTAGLRFVHGVPPDSAFLYLFQLPENKLIQKLARADESVCFVGHTHELGIISLDGIRLEKESPAPGTYLLDPAKKYIINAGSVGQPRDGTPGAKFVLFDTQTLELTVKSVSYPFENTQKKIIAAGIPNMYADRLAPGGHPSGSVDPLKNVDSSGDKGNGQ
- a CDS encoding NAD(P)/FAD-dependent oxidoreductase is translated as MVHSITFRLAPEHAKNRAAQVRAAAGILNCSVDKITGIRILRRSLDARGNSPKIVLTAEIYCGNPAPALYEPVVFRPVTGKKTAVIVGSGPAGLFAALELIRHNIRPIVLERGKDVTSRRFDLKTINRDGICHPDSNYCFGEGGAGTYSDGKLYTRATKRGNVREILALLVQHGAAPDILVDAHPHIGSNRLPKIIAAIRQTILSCGGEIHFNTRVTGLILSKGKIQGVSTLTREFLSPAVILATGHSARDIYYLLDDLGIRLAAKPYAMGVRVEHPQALINEIQYGRHAGNPHLPAASYALSGQFDGTGVYSFCMCPGGMLVPAATAPGELVLNGMSNSARNLAKANAGMVVTVEERLWQHHQERCHFAGLAFQQEIEHRAFAAGGSTLAAPAQRLTDFLADRVSSTLPHTSYIPGVVSYPVKNILGTVITRALKQGFSAFGKKMKGYVTDQALVLAVESRTSSPVRIPRDPGTRMHPDIHGLFPAGEGSGYSGGIISSALDGQVSAKAAAGTPGLF
- the pstB gene encoding phosphate ABC transporter ATP-binding protein PstB, translated to MEKNAAPKRSHRLVPKDNRNTVGENQVDNFKMRCEQVSVFYDNGATKAINSVSLDIGDNEVIAMIGPSGCGKSTFIRCLNRMNDTIEGCKVDGRIYLDGKNIYDKDVDVVPLRARVGMVFQKPNPFPKSIFDNVAYAPRIHGLVTNKSETEELVEKSLVRAGLWNEVKDRLNQPGTGLSGGQQQRLCIARTIAVNPEVILMDEPCSALDPIATAIIEELIEELRQEYSIAIVTHSMQQASRISQRTAYFHLGDLIEIGPTEQIFLNPLHQLTQDYITGRFG
- a CDS encoding protein kinase domain-containing protein, with the protein product MKKIGRYTITGLLGKGGMGKVFKVTYPVTGKVAALKLLDPSPLLAKLTAPKDLKEQFTREAVIMASIRHPHVVDILDFCQTDGQLYYLMDFFCTRLGTLMGEWGEAEQTRVIPIDKAIHYAAQTLKGLQCLHFFHIIHKDIKPANILITDEDTVKICDFGLSSRRGERQDRHAGIRVGSPFYAAPEQEKNPDQVDVTADIYSTGVMLYKMLTGQLPGKKGPAVSRLNPDLGDNWDRFLACAMHADPAKRFQSANAMARHLENLARAWEEKKEAICAMPAFFETNPDGGGTNWGKPGPVRSTPAKVPLKQAQDCFKLNRFMQPVHYPPDVLKRIGNHLVQDSSTGLTWQQSGAAFPVTWHQAKDFVDRLNAQAFCGYSDWRLPTIHELLTLARPAKKDRDHCISSLFDVEQKRLWSVDKSTFVSAWYMDLEMGFVERSDLTGFYHAKAVRSGI
- a CDS encoding acyl-CoA dehydratase activase translates to MIFAGIDIGSNTAKAALIKDRAIIGTRVIPTGYHHLKAGTRVFEDLLDQTGLSRSDIRAIVSTGYGRASIDFADKAMTEILCHGAGAHFLDPDIRGIIDVGGQDSKAIALDDQGRVDNFAMNDKCAAGTGRFLEVMANALEVSLNEMGDVGLTADRPSKISSICTVFAESEVISMIARQEKRKNIIAGIHEAAAARVAILAAKIRIQSPIMMTGGVAKNPGMTAALEKRLNQALIISPYCQETGAIGAAVLASRL
- a CDS encoding sulfite exporter TauE/SafE family protein, which codes for MMVNRTRFYLATALMILFSFVAVAMAQTGAGLTTPDMPGKMKSAIEASLQDPEMAAKTMEVINPEEAPGFLGIPGAPDPSLILGLLWAIWVGWIFSTVGAFGGIMAGVGHITIFGLADYAKSFGKGNPVNNLLTDSIRVSNQWLVGLSGVISSFNYYRMGRLVAPLGICLAIGGVGGSWLIPELTAGKISLKDYIGFFGLIVFVLGFFLIYEMTPKGSAGKKQAKAAAQAFEKAAKEKSDTSDQGVKIIEGSWTFMWAAVGLVVLSALWINLIPVLKFVPYILCLAGWAMTFMIGNIRFTFYGQEFSFKAYVPMIGGIVIAALASFLGVGGGFLYVPFLTSVAGLPMFLVAGTSALCVLVGMIVSIFSYMVGKGVVIAWGFIGVELIGIFIGSMIGPRTSKYIPEKVLKWIFIILAFYVGIRYTSKGFLGYSLLPPF